One Clostridium sp. CM027 genomic window carries:
- a CDS encoding AraC family transcriptional regulator codes for MLETFESDIYIFNNDISFFIESKNIPKVLSTLKEKHLQEKENGQSARNKKNDLIIWNAIYTKEIIKNGVSKSALHPLYNNFYDKVQGITDLIELQALEISMVTAYFNILINDIEVTDNFMINKMLQYIHINIENHSSLDKLARDLNISVGYASDCFKKKMGISVMKYVQEIKIDRAKNLLLSTDESILYIGILLGFYDQSHFSRTFKVIVGVSPTVYRNSNYA; via the coding sequence ATGCTGGAGACCTTTGAATCAGATATTTATATTTTTAATAATGATATATCATTTTTCATCGAATCAAAAAATATACCAAAAGTATTAAGCACCCTAAAAGAAAAACATCTACAGGAAAAAGAAAATGGACAGTCCGCTCGCAATAAAAAAAATGATTTAATTATTTGGAATGCTATATACACAAAGGAAATTATAAAAAATGGCGTATCAAAAAGTGCGCTGCATCCTCTATATAATAATTTCTATGATAAAGTCCAAGGTATTACTGATTTAATTGAGTTACAAGCTTTAGAAATAAGCATGGTCACAGCATATTTTAATATTTTAATAAATGATATTGAAGTCACTGATAATTTTATGATTAATAAAATGCTTCAATACATACATATTAATATTGAAAATCACTCTTCGCTTGATAAGTTAGCTAGAGATTTAAACATTTCAGTGGGTTATGCAAGCGATTGCTTTAAAAAGAAGATGGGTATTTCAGTAATGAAATATGTGCAAGAAATAAAAATAGACAGGGCAAAAAATCTACTGCTCAGTACAGATGAAAGCATTTTATATATTGGGATTTTATTGGGGTTTTATGACCAAAGCCATTTCAGTAGAACTTTCAAAGTTATAGTGGGGGTTTCTCCAACCGTGTATAGAAATAGCAATTACGCATAA